Part of the Sorghum bicolor cultivar BTx623 chromosome 1, Sorghum_bicolor_NCBIv3, whole genome shotgun sequence genome, CTTAGGATGGATAGGTAAGGAAGCCTTTATTTATATTTGTATTTAGATGGtatatcttgattttttttaaaaaaaaggaaaacagacATAGTATTTAGGTATGACATAAGCATGATGCCATCAAGCTAATATGGAGCATTGGAGCAAGGCACAAACGGGCTGCGCGCGTGCAATGGGCGGCGGTGTGCGCGTGCGGCCTACGAGTGGGCTGGATTTCTCGCACGAAGAGAGGCAGATGGGCCCAACACGAATATAGaagaaagaaaatataaaaCATGTGTCAAATTTTTTTTGCCTTTTTATTATTAAGAAGGTATAGATTATATTATTTAAATTTTTATTAAAACttaaattatataataattgtttattttttatgaaCTTATGTAATAGTGATGTTGTGAACATCATGTTTGAAATATTGTTTTTTAGGCAACAATACAACACATGTTCATATtacattttagttttttttcctCGTTGCAACACATGCATATCTATCTagtctaaattataagatgtttggtTCTTTCTAAATATATATCATTTTACTATGTATTCCCTTGCTCCAAATTGTAAGATCTTTTGCCTTTTTTGGTTAAATTTTACTCTAAATAGATCCAAATAGAGAAGGTATAAATTTTACTATGTCTAGATGCAAAGTAAATACAAGGTATGTATTTCTAGATGCAAAGTAAACACAAGGTCTTATAAAAAGACAAAACGTCGTATAAATACTTAGATATACATCGTTTCTAGGCTAGATATATAATAGACTCAATATATCTAAAAAAGCCTAAAAGTTTTGTAGTTTCTAGATATATAACGGAGAAAGTAAAAAGTAGTGATTGCTTcaactttttcaagaaaaaaaaaatagaacggGGAAAGTACATTTTAGCTACCGTGTGGTGCCGGATGAGGCCGAAGCTCTGTGTCCCAGTTGACAGTTTAGGCTCTTTATGGAATTCCGGATCCGGATTTTTCTCTGCCTTTGGAAAGTGTTAAGAGCAATCTTTAAAGCTTTCCTAATTGTAGGAAGATATTTTGATGAAAAAAATACTCTTCAACGGACTCTTTAATTGATGTCTAAATATATCTATATTATATTTCAGATTTCTTGTTAGCCAAAGAAAAAAATCGTGAATGACTCTAAAGTGCAAATaagatatagaaaaaaaaaatcttggagagtggAAAGATATAAAAAATGATTTTTATGCAAGTAACTCTCTGAATAATAATATAGAGagtaaatttaaaaaaaaactcttggagatactTTAAACATGCAGAAATCTTCGTGCTTGCATGTGAGAAAAGTTTTAAATGCTTTTTTTCTCACTCTAAATGACTTCTCTCTCTAAATGACCGCCAGGAGTTTTTGATGCTTTATACACTCTGTTCAAACTTCATAAATCATAAGTAAAAAGTAAAGTCAAAATTCTATACGCATAGCACTATAGCAGCATCTAAAATTTGGCTTATGCTAATTTATCATCAGAGAAAAATATTTTTCGTTTGCTGGAAAATAATGTTAACGAGGCGTAAACTTCAGATAACGTACCAATACAAGAGAATTTCTAACAAACGACGGTGCTTAGAAAGCCATGTCAAAGCTAAGTGTCTAGGCTTCAcacttaaaaacttttcaccccaTCGTattgaatatttagacacatgcatgaaacattaaatatagataaaaaataactaattatacagtttgcatgtagtttacgagacgaatttttaaaGCTAATCTATGATTATATGCTAATTGCTATAGTTAGTAATGTGCTAGAGTATCCAAAACTTTTCTTTTCATGACTACAAGACCTAAAGTTCTAAACATTTATATACATGCAAACATCTGGACATGTGTTCGGTTCGGGTTGTCGAGTATTTACAGTTCAGCGTTTTTAACCGGCCGGTCAACTTACTCAACTATAGTCATAATCGAATCGATGATCACACCAAGCCAAGCCTGCGACGATCCGAGCCGTGAACCATGGAATCTGAGGATCCTTTGCATCTCCAAGCGAAACAAAGTACAAGGTGACAAGGTACACGTATAATCCTtattattataaataaaaaggcACAGTACAACTCTACATTAATTTTTTCATAATTTAAACAAATTTAACAAGGTGACAAGGCACACGTATAACTCTACATtcttattttaaataatttaaaccGGTTTAACAAGGCATGGAATGATGTTATTTAAACAAGAAGCTATGCAGCTCATTCCAGAATTATTCGAGGCGGGAAGCGAAACCCAGCACCTCACAGCTCGCTCACACTCGTGCCACACTCCCGGCGCCGTGGGACGATCTGCAGCGCCCCCAACTCCTGCTCATCGTTCCTGACCTCGCCATCGAGCAGGTGCACGTGCCTCAGCAACGGCGACCTCTTCATGATCAGCCTGGCAAAACCTATTTGCCACCCAAATCCTTCGAAGCCTGCCACAACGAGCTCCTTCAGGCGACAGTTCTGATGCTGCTGCACATCGGCGTCCAGACTGTCACAAAGATCACCCGAGCTTCGCTGCTCCGATTTGTTGTCAATCTGTCAGATTTCAGAACAGTTGGGGTTTACAATTAGCATTTTCCAACATCCATGCGCACATGTTTTCAGTAAGTTTGGTCAAGAAAAAAACGTACTCCTACATGAATATGGAACGATTCCAAGGCTGGTGCTGCTGCACCAAGCAGTAGGAGAATCCACAGTACGTCCCCGTTCACTGGGACATTTGCGATGAACAGTTTTTTTGAGCTGACCACTAGGAACAACAAAAGGTTCGATCCACATCTGtatacataaatatacaaaggTTTTTACATGACACGGCAATGTCATTATACAATTACTTATGTATAAGAGATAAGAGATAATTACTCACCCCGGCCCCTTTGAACTATAGAGCAAGGGAATCTAGCAGTGGGATCCTTTTGAAGACTTTGCTAGGTGGATATGTCCTGCTAGTACCAGATTCATCGTCGATGTCGTTATCTTCAGTCTGTAAGTAGTCCAAGCTCACATGCCTAAGGCGAGGCACCTCACTATAGGATAACTTGGTTGGGCGACCACGGCAAACGAAGGTCTCAAGACAAGGCAGAGACATCAGATATATTTTCCCAAAGCAGCACCAATCCACTTGCAGACTCTTTATCTTCTACGCCGGCACAAAGAATCGTAGAGCAGCCTGGCAAACACGAGAAGATGTGATTCTGAAATCCCTTAGCTCTATGCAGTTCCTAAGAATATCACTGATGATTCCCATATATGAACCTGTACCCAATGTGAGTTTGGTGAGCCTCTGTATTGTCAGGCAGTTCCATGCACAAAGAGGCTGGCAGTTGGATAGCACAAGACGCTCCAGACGAATGTTCTGGTACCGATCCCGCTGCTTGAGGTTATATAGCATCCGCAATAGCCATCAATAATAAGCTCAAACTCCTCAACACCCCCACTTGGCAATGGCTGCAGTGACCcattcatcaatgttttcatgccAATGTCCCAGCTTTTGTAGCCTCAGGCCCTCAGCTTATGGACAGCAGGCCGGTGCTGACGCACATTCTTTGGGGCCAGAAGGAATGCGTTCACCTGCTTGACATAGCGTGGTAGCGCCTCTTGGGCAGGCGCTCGTAGCGTTCAAGGATGGCTGTGAGAGGCCTGATCGTGGCCATCCAACGCTCACGCCGAGCCTTGATGGCATAGATGTCGGTAAGCTTGTGCATGTTCTTCTCTGCCACACATGCTGCGCTAGCCTCCATGTTAAAGCATTTCAAGTGATGATAGCGTGGTGGGAGGATGTCATCGACAACGAGGTTATACGATGTTGGCAAACGCCGAGGAAGATCACGCCATCGCTTGGAAAGGATGATGGTCGTTATTGTTGTGCGTGTGTCTAGTCTAGCTTTTCAATAATCAAGATGAGTAACTCGTCAGGTAAACTGCTGATCCTGTCCTCATGACTGGTGCATCTGTCGCCCATGCGCACCTGAAATTTTGTTTTGACAAGGAACAACATGGAATAAAGTCAAGGTACAAAATTCAGATCAATACATCAGTCACATATTTTCCTGTTTCCAGGTAAACTCTCAACGATAACAGGATCAAGGTCGCGCACAACAGATGTCCTAATTGACCAATTTTAACACATAGTGATACTACACTAGCAAGTAGCAACCTTTGCAGTTAAATAGAAAAtgttttataaaacaaaaaactaaaaataaacACGAGCTACATTGTGTCTGTTCACAGACGAGCAAAGTAGTAAACTAGTaatgaaataaaaaataaaaaagtgtCATGCCTGCAGGCTGATTATTATTCCGTGAATCTAAAACATCATGCATGACCTACGaacacataggccttgtttagttgacaaaaattttagattttagctactgtagcacttttgtttgtttgtggtaaatattattcaatcatagatcgatcaaaagattcatctcacgatttacagacaaactgtataattaatttttatttttatttaaatttaatactccatatatgtgccgtaagatttgatgtgacggagaatcttgaattttttaaactaaacaaagccatagTTGAAGACACCCAAAACGTGGACGAGGGCAGAAAGAGGGGGGCGACTGGCGAGGGAGTACTCGTTTCGAGGGCGCGACGGCGCTGACGGAGGAGACGTCAGAGGCCTTCTGGAGCCGGCGGTAGCAGCGAGGAGGCGCCTCCGCGGCCATCGGAATCGAGCGGTGTAGCTGCGGCTGCTCCCTGGACGCCGGCCGCCCTATGTGGTGTGGTCGTGTGGATGTCAATACGGAGGAGGCGATGATCGTTATCAGGGCTCGAACTCCAATTCCCCCATCTGCAAAAGCCCATCCAGCCTACCGGCCCAGGCCCACAACCTCGTCGCCGAAAAGAAAAATCCAAATGGTACCGAACCCCTCGCCGCGCGATTCACTACCGTCGCGGGCGGCTCCACCTCTTCTTtccattctttcttttttcccaCGGTCGTGGGCGACTCCACTTCTCCGGTTCTCTCCCTCACACCCATACCATCCGCCCCCGCTCCGCCTCGTTagggtttctctgggtttttgGACCGTGCCGCCACGCTCCCCGCGTCCGCCGGATCGACACCATGGCCTTCGTCGCGCCCGCTGCCGTACGTATCCTTGAGAACCCTTGCAGCTCTGCGCTTCCCCTGTTTTGGTTGCGTTTTTTGGGGCGATTTTCCGAAGTTTTTTTGTGCGTTTTTCTGGGACCAGCGAAAACCAGCGAATAGCTTGGTTTCTTAGCCGCAGGCGATTTGTTGGTGAAAGCACATGATTATGAACTTTTTTTTGGTGGTTTCGTGTGGCTTACAAGTGCCGACTGTGGAGTACGTCGTGTTCTATTTTTTGTTATGAATTTTGTTCTGCGCTGCTGTGCCTCGATCCTAGTTTTAGCTCTGTGGGTTGGAATTCCCTGCTGATTGCTGAATCCGTGATCTTCTGGTCTCTGTATTTGGAAGCTCCTGGATCAGAGTTTTCCCTTGACTTTGATTTGCTCCAGATGTTGCGGATTTACTGCAGACGCTCTCCCTGGTGGATCCCAAGAGCGAAGGCGGCAAGGGCCCAAAGACGAATGACAAGGTATGTTCCGCTTGCCTCCCCGTGCAATTCTAGTGAATCAGGCTCTGGCGCTACAGCAGCACTCCATAGTCGGAATCCCTTGTGCAGGCGTCGGGAGGGCGGAATGGTGTGTCCAAGGGTGAGGTGGTGTCTCTGAACCCTCTAGCGTCCTCCACAGAGCCATGGGCGCAGCAGGATTACAAGGATGCTGCCATGTACTATGGTGCCTACCCTGGAGCTTACTACTGTGGAGGTGAAGCAGTCAAGCAGAGCTGTTTATTAGTCTATTAATAATTTAATATTAATATGCCTGTTTCTAGTGGATTAGTAGTAGAAATTGCAACTGCGTAGTTACATGTTGATGCTGAACTCAGAGTACTTACCTTTAACTCTGTCTTTGCAGGTTGGGGTGATTATTCCATCTACGTGAGCCAGGATGGAGGGGATGCACTTTCCCCTGTGAGTACTCATCCCCTTCTTCACATCTCATTAAGCTTGCAGACACTCGTCTCCATAGTTCAATACTTGTCCACCCATTGGACACAGCAAATGGAAGTCACGCTCACAATTTTAGTCTGTAAAAAGTGTACTTGGATTAACTGCTCTTGTTTGTTTCTCCTCAGGGTGTTTATGGGGACATGTACTGCTATCCTCATTATGGTATTGCCGATGGTCAGATTTATGGATCACAGCATTGCCAGTATCCATCCACATACTACCAGCCAAAGACTACTGCCAGCAAACCAGTATACAAGGCTAAAACTGGCAAATCATCTCCTTTGATACAAGAAGATGTTTCTACTGTGACTACTGCTGATCAGCAGCCTGTGTTGTTGGATTCCTCCAAAACCACTCTGAAAAGCATTGATGGTGTAAAAGGTCTGAAGAAGGAAACTTTGCCTCTGAAACCAAATGGCTGTTTTGGTAATTACCAGAATCAAGGTAGCAAAACAGCTTACCCAGGGTCTGGTGGCCGTACCTCTTCAGAAAAGTATCTGAAATTCTCAGGTGGGAGTCCTACATCGACGGTCTCTAATAATAAGGTATAATCAGAATATGAAAGTACGTGGACTTTGTCATCTATTATTGAGCTTACTCCACAAATTGTGTTACTCAATAGTGAATACTGATCGTTGATAATGATCCATGTACCACATAATTGTATTGTTTGTTGTGACCTGTCAAAGGACATCCTTATTAAATTTCTGTTCTGTCAAGACCCATGTGTCATTTAAATTTCATGTGTCACTTAAATTTCTGATTAGTATCTGGGAAAGAAATATAGATAAACCAGCACTACAATTTTTTGCGTTATAATCAACTTATCGATAGGTTTTGTGTTATTTTGGAACAATGTAAGCTATGTTCAGTTGCATTTTTAAGTGAAATTTACATACCCTGCATACTTTCTTAGTTTACTGTATGGGCACCAACTGCTTCTGAACATGGGCATTCTTGCAGGGCTTGCATGGGCAGAACTCTTCGATGGGGCTACCATCTGCTGGGTTCACGAGTTCAGTGTACTCTGGTAGTGGAATGTACAACACAAACACTTATGCACCTAGCTTTTGGTATGGTTCTCATGTCTATGGTCCTGGGTTGTATGGTGGGTGGAATGCGTTTTCGAATGGGAAGTACAGGCCAAGAGGAAAAACCTACGGATCTTATGGTTTTGGCAATGAAAACTTGGATAGTTTGGATGAGTTGAAGCGTGGACCGAGAAGTAGTCTGTTTAAAAAACAACAGGGTTCTGGAGCAGCTGTTGATTCCAAAGGACAGGAGCCTCCCAACAGTGATGGCTCTAATGCTGTTAAGCAGGAACAGTACAACCTTGCTGATTTTTGTGAAACCTACTCAGATGCCaaattttttattattaaatcatACAGTGAGGATAATGTTCACAAGAGCATTAAGTACAATGTTTGGGCAAGCACCCCTAGTGGAAATAAAAAGCTGGATGCTGCTTATCAAGAGGCTAAGGAAAAATCAAGCAGTTGTCCTGTGTTCCTGTTGTTTTCTGTAAGTCTGATCCTTATCCTCTAGTAAAGAGCATTTCCCCCCCTTTTGTGAACCTGTAAGTTTGGATGTTGATGTTACTTGTCTTCCTCGATTTTTCAGGTTAACACCAGCGGACAGTTTGTTGGTCTGGCTGAGATGGTGGGTCAGGTTGATTTTAACAAGACAGTTGAATATTGGCAGCAGGACAAGTGGGCTGGTTGCTTTCCTGTCAAGTGGCACATTGTGAAGGACATTCCTAACAGCTCATTGAAGCACATCATTCTTGAGTATAATGAAAACAAACCAGTTACAAACAGCAGAGATACGCAGGAGGTGAGTTAAGTTGCTTTGAGTTTTTCTCTTGTTTTGGCAGTTCTCTCCACTGATTGTTGATGATAACACATTGTAGCCGAAATTCTTGGTATGCATGAATCAGGAAGCCAACGCTCTCTTAAGAGAAATCGAAAATTGCTGTTCAGATTTTTATGTTCTCTTTTAATGTCGAGGTAGCCAAGTTTTCCCATACTTTTTTCATGGTGTCTGCAGGTTAAGCTTGACCAAGGCCTTCaggttttaaagattttcaaggaTCATGCCAGCAAGACATCCATCTTGGATGACTTTAGCTTTTATGATGACCGTGAAAAGATAATGCAGGAGAAGAAATCAAAGCATCAGCATCCAGTTGAGGTGTGTGAGTGACTACCAATCTACTTTGTGTA contains:
- the LOC8084117 gene encoding uncharacterized protein LOC8084117 isoform X1; amino-acid sequence: MAFVAPAAVHVADLLQTLSLVDPKSEGGKGPKTNDKASGGRNGVSKGEVVSLNPLASSTEPWAQQDYKDAAMYYGAYPGAYYCGGWGDYSIYVSQDGGDALSPGVYGDMYCYPHYGIADGQIYGSQHCQYPSTYYQPKTTASKPVYKAKTGKSSPLIQEDVSTVTTADQQPVLLDSSKTTLKSIDGVKGLKKETLPLKPNGCFGNYQNQGSKTAYPGSGGRTSSEKYLKFSGGSPTSTVSNNKGLHGQNSSMGLPSAGFTSSVYSGSGMYNTNTYAPSFWYGSHVYGPGLYGGWNAFSNGKYRPRGKTYGSYGFGNENLDSLDELKRGPRSSLFKKQQGSGAAVDSKGQEPPNSDGSNAVKQEQYNLADFCETYSDAKFFIIKSYSEDNVHKSIKYNVWASTPSGNKKLDAAYQEAKEKSSSCPVFLLFSVNTSGQFVGLAEMVGQVDFNKTVEYWQQDKWAGCFPVKWHIVKDIPNSSLKHIILEYNENKPVTNSRDTQEVKLDQGLQVLKIFKDHASKTSILDDFSFYDDREKIMQEKKSKHQHPVEVMNRKLAATNIAENQATDGKQSV
- the LOC8084117 gene encoding uncharacterized protein LOC8084117 isoform X2, giving the protein MAFVAPAATLSLVDPKSEGGKGPKTNDKASGGRNGVSKGEVVSLNPLASSTEPWAQQDYKDAAMYYGAYPGAYYCGGWGDYSIYVSQDGGDALSPGVYGDMYCYPHYGIADGQIYGSQHCQYPSTYYQPKTTASKPVYKAKTGKSSPLIQEDVSTVTTADQQPVLLDSSKTTLKSIDGVKGLKKETLPLKPNGCFGNYQNQGSKTAYPGSGGRTSSEKYLKFSGGSPTSTVSNNKGLHGQNSSMGLPSAGFTSSVYSGSGMYNTNTYAPSFWYGSHVYGPGLYGGWNAFSNGKYRPRGKTYGSYGFGNENLDSLDELKRGPRSSLFKKQQGSGAAVDSKGQEPPNSDGSNAVKQEQYNLADFCETYSDAKFFIIKSYSEDNVHKSIKYNVWASTPSGNKKLDAAYQEAKEKSSSCPVFLLFSVNTSGQFVGLAEMVGQVDFNKTVEYWQQDKWAGCFPVKWHIVKDIPNSSLKHIILEYNENKPVTNSRDTQEVKLDQGLQVLKIFKDHASKTSILDDFSFYDDREKIMQEKKSKHQHPVEVMNRKLAATNIAENQATDGKQSV
- the LOC8084117 gene encoding uncharacterized protein LOC8084117 isoform X3 yields the protein MYYGAYPGAYYCGGWGDYSIYVSQDGGDALSPGVYGDMYCYPHYGIADGQIYGSQHCQYPSTYYQPKTTASKPVYKAKTGKSSPLIQEDVSTVTTADQQPVLLDSSKTTLKSIDGVKGLKKETLPLKPNGCFGNYQNQGSKTAYPGSGGRTSSEKYLKFSGGSPTSTVSNNKGLHGQNSSMGLPSAGFTSSVYSGSGMYNTNTYAPSFWYGSHVYGPGLYGGWNAFSNGKYRPRGKTYGSYGFGNENLDSLDELKRGPRSSLFKKQQGSGAAVDSKGQEPPNSDGSNAVKQEQYNLADFCETYSDAKFFIIKSYSEDNVHKSIKYNVWASTPSGNKKLDAAYQEAKEKSSSCPVFLLFSVNTSGQFVGLAEMVGQVDFNKTVEYWQQDKWAGCFPVKWHIVKDIPNSSLKHIILEYNENKPVTNSRDTQEVKLDQGLQVLKIFKDHASKTSILDDFSFYDDREKIMQEKKSKHQHPVEVMNRKLAATNIAENQATDGKQSV